A part of Desulfotomaculum nigrificans DSM 574 genomic DNA contains:
- the cas5 gene encoding CRISPR-associated protein Cas5, whose amino-acid sequence MAGIDKVLKVKISAVTASFRLPLIMVGRLPTFVMPPPATIYGNLCAVLGEWFAPEGLEFAYTFTHQGIGEDVELAHVLEFASGRNDKKLGNLPKNVEGSINPQRRQFLLKPEMTLYLRGNSTLLERLHKGFMSPHFAYLLGRTQDLATCHSVEFIELATSDRAFYSHTILPWRLRQFISVGEPVHMPESINYRCLREPVFERYLQITDKPLRIFGEGPEEDIIFRGEFSNLLVDQTEMKTFLGRDLCRGVWFHPVKGMG is encoded by the coding sequence ATGGCTGGAATAGACAAAGTTCTTAAAGTTAAAATTAGCGCCGTCACTGCCTCATTTAGGCTGCCCTTGATTATGGTTGGTCGTTTGCCTACCTTTGTCATGCCCCCCCCGGCCACCATTTACGGGAACCTGTGTGCAGTTTTGGGTGAGTGGTTTGCACCTGAAGGATTGGAATTTGCCTATACCTTTACGCACCAGGGCATCGGAGAAGATGTGGAACTGGCCCATGTTTTAGAGTTTGCCTCCGGTCGTAATGATAAAAAACTAGGCAATTTACCTAAAAACGTTGAGGGTTCTATAAATCCGCAACGGAGACAGTTTTTATTAAAGCCGGAGATGACTTTATATTTACGGGGCAACAGCACACTGCTGGAACGGTTGCATAAAGGATTTATGAGCCCGCATTTTGCTTATCTCCTTGGTCGGACCCAAGACCTGGCTACCTGCCATTCGGTGGAGTTTATTGAATTAGCCACTTCTGATCGGGCATTTTACTCTCACACAATACTCCCCTGGCGCTTGCGGCAATTTATATCCGTTGGTGAGCCGGTACATATGCCCGAATCAATTAATTACCGGTGTTTAAGGGAACCGGTTTTTGAAAGATACCTGCAGATAACCGATAAGCCATTGCGTATTTTTGGAGAAGGGCCGGAGGAGGACATTATTTTCAGGGGCGAGTTTTCAAATTTACTGGTGGACCAGACTGAAATGAAAACATTTCTGGGTAGAGACCTGTGCCGAGGGGTTTGGTTTCACCCGGTTAAAGGAATGGGCTAA
- the cas7i gene encoding type I-B CRISPR-associated protein Cas7/Cst2/DevR has translation MSFLSGLFLVNCPASALNNAGTITGTRNDNTVAVKQIKTKEGDYPYVSAQAVRYWWREALKDVEGWTPSPIFREGKIAYTDANPILYAEDDCFGYMRAQSTKEDAKKSREESNLLATATPVEVKALTRQSPLKVSTLVSISALKEITSDFGVMARHEGDPVPFEHQFYRTTLQGLFSLDFGMVGRFYHIDRTGFKHLDQPRIKLAQEQGLEEYDNGKAYQLSLEQRYQRINQLLQGFARINGGAKQSIHYTDVSPKFLIMAVAKGGNHLFATCVGATNKGLPVVKTEAIKEVARVFKDDIISGIYVGLPEGYLDEQRDKVKETLNEISSQDTYGKRKTFLGHPKEAIEEFLKDLGENKETWLE, from the coding sequence ATGAGCTTTTTATCCGGTTTATTTTTAGTGAATTGTCCCGCTTCTGCCCTCAATAATGCGGGCACTATAACGGGTACAAGAAATGACAATACGGTGGCAGTGAAACAGATAAAAACTAAAGAAGGCGATTACCCTTATGTTTCAGCTCAGGCAGTTCGCTACTGGTGGCGGGAAGCTCTAAAAGATGTTGAGGGATGGACCCCTTCGCCGATATTTAGAGAGGGTAAAATTGCTTACACTGATGCTAACCCCATTCTCTATGCCGAAGACGACTGCTTCGGCTATATGCGGGCTCAATCAACAAAAGAAGATGCTAAAAAAAGCAGAGAAGAAAGTAATCTGCTGGCCACCGCAACACCGGTTGAAGTTAAAGCCCTTACCCGGCAGTCTCCCCTAAAAGTAAGCACACTGGTTTCCATCAGTGCTTTAAAAGAAATTACCTCTGATTTTGGGGTGATGGCAAGACACGAGGGTGATCCGGTACCCTTTGAACATCAATTTTATCGGACAACCCTGCAGGGTTTATTCTCCCTGGATTTTGGCATGGTAGGCCGATTTTATCATATAGATCGTACGGGCTTTAAACACCTGGATCAACCGAGGATCAAACTGGCTCAGGAGCAGGGCCTGGAAGAATATGATAACGGTAAGGCATACCAATTATCTTTAGAGCAGAGGTATCAAAGAATAAACCAGCTTCTCCAGGGATTTGCCCGGATCAATGGTGGGGCCAAGCAATCAATACACTATACGGATGTTTCACCAAAATTTCTGATCATGGCGGTGGCCAAAGGGGGAAATCACCTGTTTGCTACCTGCGTTGGTGCTACCAATAAAGGGTTACCGGTAGTCAAAACAGAAGCTATTAAGGAAGTAGCCAGAGTTTTTAAAGATGATATTATCAGCGGTATTTATGTAGGTTTACCGGAGGGCTATTTAGATGAACAAAGAGATAAGGTTAAAGAAACACTAAATGAAATTTCCAGCCAGGATACATACGGAAAAAGAAAAACATTCTTGGGGCACCCAAAGGAGGCCATTGAAGAGTTCCTTAAAGATTTAGGGGAGAATAAGGAAACATGGCTGGAATAG